Genomic DNA from Solanum pennellii chromosome 3, SPENNV200:
AGAACTTATGCCTAGGGGTGTTCATGATTCAGTTTTGATTGGTTATTAGTTTATATAACCAAAACCAAACTATACCAAACGGAAAAAATAATCGTCGATTTTAGTTATTGtcgatttgatttaatttttttgattttttcggtttaaaagtaataaattttttgagGACATAACTTGcaagttaattttttaatgttgcTTTGACGGAGTTTTTGGTGAGTTTTGATCCAGTTTTTATGGTTATTTTAATGCAATTTTTATCCTTCTATGCTTATTTAATTGTAGTTCAATAAGTTTTTGCATATTTTGGACAATAGAATATTCTTTTACCAATATTATTAGAGTAAAACATTGCAAATGCTTATAACAAAAGTTCtatgaaaaaatatgtatagaagttaaataaGGTGGAGTGTATGTTCAGATACAAACTACTTTTTCTTAGAAAGAATACAATGCCTATTATCTTTAATACAACAAACGAAACAAACAATAAGAAATAATCTCAGGATAAGTAATCCAGGATAAATAGTCTGAGCATAACTAATCCCATCATAACTTGTCTTTCAAACCAAACGATCCGTTAGTGTAGTGATAATCATGGGATTCTCCTTTGATGCAGCTTCCCATTTCAACTCTGAATTCGGATTGAAGTTCTCCTTTGAATCATTTACTTTCTCAGTAgagaaattatgattttttcttATAGGTGAATCCTCTTCAATCTCTTTAACTGGAGGTGATTTCGATTCAGCATCTTTAACTCTCTTTTCTGCAGTCACTGAGGGGGTAGTAGTACATTGCTGAGAGAGTTCTCTAGAATTTCCGCAgagtttgaatatattttgaattagcTCTTTTCTGGAAGGGGCTATGTTGTCACTAGAAAGATCATCGGAACGATCTTCTACTCTACTTACATTGTCGGAACATATTGTCTTTTCCTCAATAACCTCTTTTTGCACTTCCTCGACGTAAGGATTCTCTTTATCCCCTTCACTGTCGTtaccttcttcttcctcctcgaACACGGTGCTCAAGAATGATTTGTTGGTGAAATGTTGCAATAAGATAGAAGGATCTTCAATTTCTCTTGCATTGGTTATGCTAGGATAGCCCAACATTGCCTGAATTATGTTACTTTCTGCTTTCTTTCCACAGTCCATATCAATAGATCTGTCCAAATCCATAGATTTCACCATTCCCGCGTCTTCAGAGTACATCTCCAGTAGTCTTTTCCCAAAGCTGTTCTCCTCCACTTCTGTTGATCTGCTGCCAACTCTTGAATGCCAAAGCTCGGACTCAATCTCCTCCAACCGTCTTCTAAGCATTTCAAACTCTTGTTGCTGTTGGAACattctttcttccattttcctCCTTTCTGTCTCCACGAATTCATTTGCCGTTTCCTGACATTGTTGGATCTTATTTTCAAATTCATGTTTCAACATCTGAGTTCGCTCGTTCACTTTAACAATGATATCCTTTTCGGTTGTCTCCACCCCTCCTTGTGCTACTACTACTTCAAGTTTAGACCTTAATGTagcaatttcttcttctttcttcataaGCTTTCTCTTAGCTTCATTACACTCTTTCTCTTTGAGCTTGTTCTCCATCTGAAGCTTGTAGATAAACTGATCCATAGCTGCAATTCTCGATCCCAAAATAACCACTGATGAAGAATCTTCTGCACCTTTCTCCTTTAACGGCGTATGAGGGCCACGGACAATGCATTTTGCTTTAGCACCATACTCTAGAGTGGAGATAGTTTTGTGGAGCTCTTTAGGATCCGGGCTGGCACACAGTATCATGAGAATTTTGGACTTGTCATCCTCAAAGGAATCCTACATGAAATATAGTTGAATCAATTTCTTACAACAATTAGTACAACTCCCAAACTGTCTATGGCTGTGTTGCTCTGGGGTCCTTAAAAATGATGTTGGTGTGAGTCGGATCTTCCAAAAGTTATTCATTTTGGAGGATCCAAAGCAACAATAGATCTGTGATATGCACAAGACATACCTGTAAGAGCATAGTTAACTTGCTGTCTCGGAAAGGCACGTGGGAATCACCGTTAGCAATGGACTCAACCACCCTTTTCAGTGCACTGTTTCCCTGATTGATCTTTGCAGTCTGCATAATTTGATTTGTCAGATACTAAAAGGGAGATAAATGCATCAGCAGGTATTCATATATCTTGAGTTACTGTTCGTACGAAATCCAATAACAAACTTCAGTGAAGCGAGATAAGTAGAACATGGAACTTTACCTGCATTTTTGCTTCCATACCAGTTTGACCAGCTTGTTCTATATTCTCAGAACCAGCCATGTCGACAAGCATTAACCGCCCTCCAACCGTTGGAACATCAATAATCATCTGCAACAACATTTAGCTTCCTTTATAAAAGATGAAGACAGATATCCTTGCtgaaaacagaaaataaatgaaCTTCTTTCCATTTAAACATTATTTGTTAGACATATATTCAGAATTGATACCATGCAGTGGCTCCGAGAGCTCCGCTCATTGCACAAAGTGCTTTTCACTGTTCTTCTCTTCTCCACTTTCTGGATCTCCTTTGATATCTTTGTAGCCTCAGTACCGGAaataaaagttgcattttttgcCTTTTTACCGACAACTTCAAGCCTCACCTGCGAAGGTAAAACACAGGGCCAGCATTATACAGAGAAATACATATTAAGTAGTACTGGCTTTCGTATTTTCGCATTTGACATTCTAAGCCTACACCATCTCCTAATTAAGCATATCCTAATTT
This window encodes:
- the LOC107012645 gene encoding kinesin-like protein KIN-10A; this encodes MAPTPKNQRTPTPFSKLNLNQIPNSRTPQAKHRLNFTTAKPNSVAPVAAAAEHPIEVIGRIRDYPDRKEKPLSLLQVNPDSETLRVKTDGGYRDFSFDGVSLSEEEDIDEFYKKFVQSRINGVKTGDKCTVMMYGPTGAGKSYNMFGSSKQPGIVYRSLRDILGDGIEENDENNEKISVGTFVQVTVLEIYNEELYDLLSTNNGGGFGFGWSKGSSSKVRLEVVGKKAKNATFISGTEATKISKEIQKVEKRRTVKSTLCNERSSRSHCMMIIDVPTVGGRLMLVDMAGSENIEQAGQTGMEAKMQTAKINQGNSALKRVVESIANGDSHVPFRDSKLTMLLQDSFEDDKSKILMILCASPDPKELHKTISTLEYGAKAKCIVRGPHTPLKEKGAEDSSSVVILGSRIAAMDQFIYKLQMENKLKEKECNEAKRKLMKKEEEIATLRSKLEVVVAQGGVETTEKDIIVKVNERTQMLKHEFENKIQQCQETANEFVETERRKMEERMFQQQQEFEMLRRRLEEIESELWHSRVGSRSTEVEENSFGKRLLEMYSEDAGMVKSMDLDRSIDMDCGKKAESNIIQAMLGYPSITNAREIEDPSILLQHFTNKSFLSTVFEEEEEGNDSEGDKENPYVEEVQKEVIEEKTICSDNVSRVEDRSDDLSSDNIAPSRKELIQNIFKLCGNSRELSQQCTTTPSVTAEKRVKDAESKSPPVKEIEEDSPIRKNHNFSTEKVNDSKENFNPNSELKWEAASKENPMIITTLTDRLV